From the Manihot esculenta cultivar AM560-2 chromosome 14, M.esculenta_v8, whole genome shotgun sequence genome, the window AGTGGAGGCTAACCTATTATTCACTTCTAAGTCTTGGGCTTAAGAGGAAAATGTTGCAAAGCGTGAGATTTCAATCATAAGAAGTAAAAGACAGGATGTTTCCTTCCTTTAGCTTCTATCAGGGCAAAATGTAATGAAAGTGGGAAAAGGAAGACCTAGAGGCGAAGGAGAAGAATAAGAATCAATTAATGCATTTTGGGAATTTCATGCTAGAAACATTAATATATTAGtcattttaatttcatacttggTCCTTTTCACTTTTAGTGATGAATTTATGTTCTTTTGGCGATTGAGATGCAAATATGATGATGTGGAACTTAATTTTCAAAAGTAATTCTTGTATGATGATTCTTATTGATTTATGCCTTGGTTACTTATTTTTGGTTAAAAAGTGCCACTATCACCTCAAGCAACAAAGAGTCTTGTTACCTTCAGCACTCCATTCATTTTTTGACAACACTGGTTCCAACTTTCATGGCCTAATATCTTTCATGATTCAATTAGTTATAAATGCTTTAATGGCGTTCTGGCTGTTCAAGATGTTTGCATGACATAATTATGAATACCCAAAACTGAAAGAATCTAAACTTATCTTTCATGATTCAATGTAGTGTTTAGACTTTGAACTGTGCTAGTATAGCTGTGGTGAAAGAATCTAAACTTATCTGCTTGGAAGGTTCCATGCATGGGTCAAATCATACTGCTGCGTCATTTGGTTTAGCAAAGCATTTCCATATCTTATTAAGCAATTTTCTAATGTTCTTAATTATTATAGGATGTGTAGAGCTTTAATGCCTGGAGATGAAGAAAGCATGAGTGATGAAGCAATATGGGAGACTCTTCCTGTAAGTTTAGATATCTTTGTAGAATTAGAGAATGTTCTAAGAAATATTTGCTAGAATAGTGGATACTACAATTGTTTGTtatggaattttttttatttctttttggtTTTGGATTTTATGGACAAATCCTGTGTAGCAGGGctgcttctcctttttctttttaagctACTCCATAAAAAGGTTGTTGAATGGAGTATGATTACCCGTTACCATAACTCATGCTTGTATTTCAATCTCATATTCGTACTCAAAAGTCAGTATTCAATTTTTGAGCTTCTATGAATTTTTTAGCTTTCAACTGACTGTCACTTGCCAGAATATCAAATGTCTAGATTAGATCTTTTATTCTAATTATTCTGCCATGCCTAATGCCAAGGTCAAGCTACTAGCAACTGGTCTATTAGATAAGGCATCTTCTGAAATATAGTGATATTGTTGTTCTGGGGTATGATAAGCTAAAAGTTACTATGTATAGCATCTGGATTTCTTGATTGAATAAATGAACCAACCAAAGGAGGAGCAAACTTGTGGTTATACTCTCCCTCTCTTGTTTTTCTTCCCTCAATTGCTAGTTTGAAAAGAGAGGGAAACAATATTCTAAATGTTAACCtgttcaaaattttatgataGTTATGAAGAGAAATGTTTAGAGCCCATTTTGGATATGTGACTTACCTTTCCAAAGAATATTTATACCAGATTTCTTATCTTTGCTTTTTAGCACTTCTGGGTTGCAATATCTATGGTCTTCTTCATTGCTGCAACAATATTCACTCTACTGAAGCTATGTGGTAAGCTTTTTACCGTATTCTAGTCACATTCCTATTAGTTGCAAATGTTCTCAATTTGcataatttaattctattttacTTGCTTGAGATTGAAGGCATAGATGTTGCTGAAAATTTGGACTTGAGGTTGTTGTCTCTGATTTGTTTTCCATCCTCAACCATGAAACCATTGAGAGAATCCTGGAGTAATTAGAGAAAGTATAGTTTTTGAGAGATGCATACAAAGAAGGTAGTGTCCTGTTAAACTGTATAAAAATATCCCACTAAACCTTTTCGCTTTACTTTATTGGTTGAATAATTGAGAAAATTATATAGCAGATAGTAAATTATGCTTTTTTGCCAAGAGCTGGTGGCAGCCAAAGACTGGTGGTGGTCAATACACTAATATTTAAAAGTGCCAAATAGATGCCATAGGAACCATATCTAAAAGTGGTATAGACCTTTTCAATATGCTGACAATATTGATGATTGATCACAGTGGACttgattgacaaaattaacaCACAATTCTGTCAGTATCAATCTGCTGGATCacgtgatttttttttcttttaataaagaTTTTCCTTTAAATAATATGCTAGTGTAGCTCATAAGTGTGTCTGCATACATTTTAAAGTTTCTCCACATATATAGCACCATAATTACAGTATAGTAACATTTTTATATATGCAGGTGACGTGGTAGCTCTTGGATGGTGGGACTTGTTTATAAATTACGGGTATGATTTTACAGCATCCCTCAGTACTGATGTTGGATTTTTTCTGCATCTGCATTTGCTGAATGGTGATGTCTTCATTTACAGAATTGCAGAGTGCTTTGCCTTTCTAGTTTGTACGAAATGGTATAATCCTGCAATTCATAGGGATTCACATATTGGAGGGTCTGGTTCTTCAATGACTATCACATATATTGACTGGAACAGAGGCTTGGTAGTTTCTTCAGATGAAGACCAAAATCAGAATAGCAGAATGTGCAACCTGCAGGACATTGGTggacattttatgaaaattcctTTTATTGGTTTCCAGATCATGCTTTTTATGCACTTAGAGGTAGGTTTAGGTAAAaagtgattatatatatatatatatatatatatatatatattgaagttCTTCTTCAAGTTCAACTCACATTAGAAGCATACTTTCTTTGTCCAATGTCAGGGTACGCCACCTGGTGCTAAAAATATCCCATTTGCAGTTCTCTTTGCTCCACTTCTCACGGTGCAAGGAGCTGGGACTTTGTTTGCTGCATATAGATTGTTGGAGAAAATTGTTATCTTACTACACGGTGGAGCTGGTTCCAGCACATACTTAGCCATTGTGTCAAAAGCTCGTGATTTTCTTGGATTTTTGCACCATGGAACAAAGTAATGTTTTCTTTGGTAATTTAAAACTTCATTTTTCTTTAGGTAGTCTCTTCTGAATCTGCACCAGCTAGGATAGAAATGCTACGAGTCTAGCAAATCATTGCTTATGGTTCATTCTTGTTGACAGGTTCCTGGGTTGGTGGTCGATTGATGAAGGAAGTAGAGAGGAGCAAGCTAGACTATATTATGGTGGAAGTTCAGGGTATGTTTTGTATTAAAGTGATCATCTGTCTGTGCTCAATGAGGGGATCTGTGCATTAGCAAGTAAATCACCAGGACTATACACATAGTCACATACACGTTGATCGTATCACTTGTAGACACACATACATTGTAGTACAGAAATCTGTAGGCAATGAGCTAATATGTGAATTTGCAAGATCAGTCTCATCGCACCACCCCCACCCAACTTGTCCATATATTGGTCATGAAAATGATGCATTGATATTGCCATATTAAATTCTGTATCAAAGAGTCTTGTGACTTGCATTATTTGTATGCGTTTGCCATCGTGGTTGATTGCACACAATTGGATTTTTAGTAAATCTTCAATTCTTCAAGTCTCTTTTTGTAATATATACACGCATACACAAAATAACTAAAGATTACCTTTGTATTCCTTATGATCTCCTTTTATCCTTGTTATTCAGGTACAACACATTCTCACCGGACACTGTGAAGAGGATGCCCAAATCTGAACTTGTTGAGGAGGTTTATTTGCATTGTTCTCACTTCTCTCCATAGTTTAGCTATTTTTCCATTACTTCACATGGTCCCTTTATGAAGCtagagaaaatttaaaatataatatctttCCCTAATAGATTTGGAGACTGCAAGCTGCTTTAGGCGAGCAAACAGAAATCTCAAAAATTAGCCAGCAGGAGTGTGAAAGACTTCAAAATGTACGAGTGCAAGATAAAAGATGCCTTCTTGTCTGTAATGTTCTTTTTAAACCTTTTGATTTGGTGTCACCATTCACCGACTTGATGAATCTATCAGGAAAAAATACTCTGCAGAGTTTGCTTTGAGGAACAAATTAACGTAGTCCTGCTTCCATGCAGGCACCATGTCCTTTGCAGGTATGTGGATCTGCCCTTTTCCCGCAAATATTCTTTCTGTTGTTACATATGCTAGTGCTTTATAACAAGGTTGTGAACTTTTCTGTTCCCTTGAATAAACCTGTCTTTATGCATGAATGGACGAAAATTTGTGAATGCCCTCTGCTCATAGGCAGAGCAAGGTGGTCAAGGGAAGATAAAATTTTCCCAGACTacagtttctttttctttttctttctatttccATATTAAACTTGGCTAATACTTTCTCTATTCAGTACTTGCTGTGAGAAGTGTAAAAAGTGCCCGATCTGCCGTGTGGCGATTGAAGAAAGATTAGCTGTATATGATGTGTAGCTCCACTATATTCCACAAGATGGCGCCTGAAAGCTTCCTTGCTGCTCCGGGTTTTAGATGAAGCATGCAAAGAGAAGGTGGCAATTGGGGGGGAAGGGTTGGTAGCACATTGCTGCCACTTTCAGTTGTGCAAAAATTTCAGTTGTGAAGTTGTCATTAATGCTGAGGTTCAATCGTCATGTGCAAAATTCCTGTAGGATATTGACGTTTCAACAACAGAACTttcaagtaaaatataatttgtcCATCTATTCTTCTTCTACTACTACTAACCCCATTAATTGGCAGTCATTCCGGTTCAAAAATTGTCTAATGGTGAAATAACTAAAACACCTTTTATGTTCAAATCAAGAAAAAGCACAGACAAGCCACTCTCTAATCTCATTAAATTATGAGAATCAtagtaaaaaagaaacaatagcaCCACCAAAAACAAAACTTGCACCTTATTCCGGCAGCGTCACATGCGTCTGGAGGCAGCGAgggattgatttaaaatttagatattaaaagtgtaatttattaaaaaattgaatgatCTCGTTCACACAATGTTGTCGGTTTAAATTATTACGAATATGACTACCGTGAGAGAAAGCAGCCAAGGGCTCAATCCATGGATAGTGGGGTCTGATTAGCTTAAATTAGTACGAGTATGACTACTGTGAAAGAAAGCAGCCAAGGGCTCAATCCATGGATAGCTAGTGGGTCTGATTAGCTTAAATTAGTAAGAGTATGACTACTGTGAAAGAAAGCAGCCAAGGGCTCAATCCATGGACAGTGGGGAACATCTGCTCCATTTAAGGACAAAGTAGGTACTGTCATAATGGTAATCATATACGCaggtaaaagaa encodes:
- the LOC110631043 gene encoding uncharacterized protein LOC110631043 isoform X4, which produces MPNDRHWAPSHAVVATPLLVAFELLLCIRLERNYVVDLKIVFLPLLIFEIAILIDNIRMCRALMPGDEESMSDEAIWETLPHFWVAISMVFFIAATIFTLLKLCGDVVALGWWDLFINYGIAECFAFLVCTKWYNPAIHRDSHIGGSGSSMTITYIDWNRGLVVSSDEDQNQNSRMCNLQDIGGHFMKIPFIGFQIMLFMHLEGTPPGAKNIPFAVLFAPLLTVQGAGTLFAAYRLLEKIVILLHGGAGSSTYLAIVSKARDFLGFLHHGTKFLGWWSIDEGSREEQARLYYGGSSGYNTFSPDTVKRMPKSELVEEIWRLQAALGEQTEISKISQQECERLQNEKILCRVCFEEQINVVLLPCRHHVLCSTCCEKCKKCPICRVAIEERLAVYDV
- the LOC110631043 gene encoding uncharacterized protein LOC110631043 isoform X2, which codes for MIIFAPLWLFHAVVARYRFSLPAPSMPNDRHWAPSHAVVATPLLVAFELLLCIRLERNYVVDLKIVFLPLLIFEIAILIDNIRMCRALMPGDEESMSDEAIWETLPHFWVAISMVFFIAATIFTLLKLCGDVVALGWWDLFINYGIAECFAFLVCTKWYNPAIHRDSHIGGSGSSMTITYIDWNRGLVVSSDEDQNQNSRMCNLQDIGGHFMKIPFIGFQIMLFMHLEGTPPGAKNIPFAVLFAPLLTVQGAGTLFAAYRLLEKIVILLHGGAGSSTYLAIVSKARDFLGFLHHGTKFLGWWSIDEGSREEQARLYYGGSSGYNTFSPDTVKRMPKSELVEEIWRLQAALGEQTEISKISQQECERLQNEKILCRVCFEEQINVVLLPCRHHVLCSTCCEKCKKCPICRVAIEERLAVYDV
- the LOC110631043 gene encoding uncharacterized protein LOC110631043 isoform X3, with translation MEGNLLSHGQWAPSHAVVATPLLVAFELLLCIRLERNYVVDLKIVFLPLLIFEIAILIDNIRMCRALMPGDEESMSDEAIWETLPHFWVAISMVFFIAATIFTLLKLCGDVVALGWWDLFINYGIAECFAFLVCTKWYNPAIHRDSHIGGSGSSMTITYIDWNRGLVVSSDEDQNQNSRMCNLQDIGGHFMKIPFIGFQIMLFMHLEGTPPGAKNIPFAVLFAPLLTVQGAGTLFAAYRLLEKIVILLHGGAGSSTYLAIVSKARDFLGFLHHGTKFLGWWSIDEGSREEQARLYYGGSSGYNTFSPDTVKRMPKSELVEEIWRLQAALGEQTEISKISQQECERLQNEKILCRVCFEEQINVVLLPCRHHVLCSTCCEKCKKCPICRVAIEERLAVYDV
- the LOC110631043 gene encoding uncharacterized protein LOC110631043 isoform X1; this encodes MLVQRRVTMSWRRVANSLLSLVAHSLLFSFTLLLAFKLDRAVSYSWWIIFAPLWLFHAVVARYRFSLPAPSMPNDRHWAPSHAVVATPLLVAFELLLCIRLERNYVVDLKIVFLPLLIFEIAILIDNIRMCRALMPGDEESMSDEAIWETLPHFWVAISMVFFIAATIFTLLKLCGDVVALGWWDLFINYGIAECFAFLVCTKWYNPAIHRDSHIGGSGSSMTITYIDWNRGLVVSSDEDQNQNSRMCNLQDIGGHFMKIPFIGFQIMLFMHLEGTPPGAKNIPFAVLFAPLLTVQGAGTLFAAYRLLEKIVILLHGGAGSSTYLAIVSKARDFLGFLHHGTKFLGWWSIDEGSREEQARLYYGGSSGYNTFSPDTVKRMPKSELVEEIWRLQAALGEQTEISKISQQECERLQNEKILCRVCFEEQINVVLLPCRHHVLCSTCCEKCKKCPICRVAIEERLAVYDV